The Paraburkholderia sp. ZP32-5 genome includes a window with the following:
- a CDS encoding ABC transporter ATP-binding protein, giving the protein MSDNVNNNAGNGQIRLSVKGVNKRFGGLQALSDVGLQIEKGTIYGLIGPNGAGKTTFFNVITGLYTPDSGEFKLDGENYTPTAVYQVAKAGIARTFQNIRLFGGMTALENVMVGRHVRTKHGLIGAVLQTPSERKEEREIKERAIELLDYVGIAQYADYTSRNLSYGHQRRLEIARALATDPKLLALDEPAAGMNATEKVELTKLLDKIRADGKTILLIEHDVKLVMGLCNQMTVLDYGKVIAQGLPQDVQKDAKVIEAYLGAGVH; this is encoded by the coding sequence ATGAGCGATAACGTAAACAACAACGCAGGCAACGGCCAGATCCGTCTGTCGGTGAAAGGCGTGAACAAGCGCTTCGGCGGCCTGCAGGCCCTGTCGGATGTCGGTCTGCAGATCGAGAAAGGCACGATCTACGGTCTGATCGGCCCGAACGGCGCCGGCAAGACGACCTTCTTCAACGTGATCACGGGGCTGTACACGCCGGATTCGGGCGAATTCAAGCTCGACGGCGAGAACTACACGCCGACCGCGGTGTATCAGGTCGCGAAGGCGGGCATCGCCCGCACGTTCCAGAACATCCGTCTGTTCGGCGGCATGACCGCGCTGGAAAACGTGATGGTCGGCCGTCACGTGCGCACCAAGCACGGCCTGATCGGCGCAGTGCTGCAGACACCGTCCGAACGCAAGGAAGAGCGTGAGATCAAGGAGCGCGCGATCGAACTGCTCGACTACGTCGGCATCGCGCAATACGCGGACTACACGTCGCGCAACCTGTCGTACGGTCACCAGCGCCGTCTGGAAATCGCCCGTGCGCTGGCGACCGATCCGAAGCTGCTCGCGCTCGACGAACCGGCGGCCGGCATGAACGCAACGGAAAAGGTCGAGCTGACCAAACTGCTCGACAAGATTCGCGCTGACGGCAAGACGATCCTGCTGATCGAGCACGACGTGAAGCTGGTGATGGGTCTGTGCAACCAGATGACGGTGCTCGACTACGGCAAGGTAATCGCACAGGGTCTGCCGCAGGACGTGCAGAAGGATGCGAAGGTGATCGAAGCTTATCTGGGTGCGGGAGTCCACTGA
- a CDS encoding ABC transporter permease subunit: MTSIQPIEPSTTLIPEKNLAKTLTVGIITAILVIAAPIIIGSAGGNYWVRVLDFAMLYVMLALGLNVVVGFAGLLDLGYIAFYAIGAYVAALLSSPHLTTQFEWIAHLAPNGLHFPIWIIVPIAMALAAIFGILLGAPTLRLRGDYLAIVTLGFGEIVRIFMNNLDRPVNITNGPKGITGIDPVQVGGFSLAQSHSLFGFQFPSVYSYYYLFVLCALFVIWVCTRLQHSRIGRAWAAIREDEIAAKAMGINTRNVKLLAFAMGASFGGLSGAMFGAFQGFVSPESFTFWESVVVLACVVLGGMGHIPGVILGAVLLAVFPEFLRSTMGPLQNMIFGHEIVDTEVIRQLLYGLAMVVIMLYRSEGLWPAPKHEDKIAKLAKRNGKKPVRA, encoded by the coding sequence ATGACCTCAATTCAACCGATCGAGCCGTCCACGACGCTCATCCCCGAAAAGAACCTGGCGAAGACGCTGACTGTCGGCATCATCACGGCCATCCTCGTGATCGCCGCGCCGATCATCATCGGCTCCGCGGGCGGTAACTACTGGGTCCGCGTGCTCGACTTCGCGATGCTGTACGTGATGCTCGCGCTGGGCCTGAACGTGGTGGTCGGCTTCGCCGGCCTGCTCGATTTGGGCTACATCGCGTTCTACGCAATCGGCGCGTACGTCGCCGCGCTGCTCAGCTCGCCGCACCTCACGACGCAGTTCGAGTGGATCGCGCATCTCGCGCCGAATGGACTGCACTTCCCGATCTGGATCATCGTGCCGATCGCGATGGCGCTCGCCGCGATCTTCGGGATTCTGCTCGGCGCGCCGACGTTGCGTCTGCGTGGCGACTATCTCGCGATCGTGACCCTCGGCTTCGGGGAAATCGTGCGGATCTTCATGAACAACCTCGACCGTCCGGTGAACATCACCAACGGCCCGAAGGGGATCACCGGTATCGACCCGGTGCAGGTGGGCGGCTTCAGCCTCGCGCAGTCGCACTCGCTGTTCGGCTTCCAGTTCCCGTCGGTGTACTCGTACTACTACCTGTTCGTGCTGTGCGCGCTGTTCGTGATCTGGGTCTGTACGCGTCTGCAGCATTCGCGTATCGGCCGCGCATGGGCGGCGATCCGCGAAGACGAAATCGCCGCGAAGGCGATGGGCATCAACACCCGTAACGTGAAGCTGCTCGCGTTCGCGATGGGCGCGTCGTTCGGCGGTCTGTCGGGCGCGATGTTCGGCGCGTTCCAGGGCTTCGTGTCGCCGGAATCGTTCACGTTCTGGGAATCGGTCGTGGTGCTCGCGTGCGTGGTGCTCGGCGGCATGGGCCACATCCCCGGCGTGATCCTCGGCGCGGTGCTGCTCGCGGTGTTCCCGGAATTCCTGCGTTCGACGATGGGTCCGTTGCAGAACATGATCTTCGGTCATGAAATCGTCGATACCGAAGTGATCCGTCAGCTGCTGTACGGTCTCGCGATGGTCGTGATCATGCTGTATCGCTCGGAAGGCCTGTGGCCCGCGCCGAAGCACGAGGACAAGATCGCGAAGCTGGCCAAACGCAACGGCAAGAAGCCGGTGCGCGCCTGA
- a CDS encoding branched-chain amino acid ABC transporter permease: MDIFIQQILNGLVLGSVYAIIALGYTMVYGILGIINFAHGDVLMVGAMVALSAIGVLQNHFPGLGNVPTLIIALIIAAAVCSVVGYTIERVAYRPLRRAPRLAPLITAIGVSILLQTLAMMIWSRNPLPFPQLLPTDPINVIKATDTTPGAVISMTEIVIIVVAFLVMGGLLLLVHKTKLGRAMRAIAENPNVASLMGVSPNFVISATFMIGSALAALAGVMIASEYGNAHFYMGFIPGLKAFTAAVLGGIGNLGGAMVGGVLLGLIEQLGAGYIGNLTGGVFGSNYQDVFAFIVLIVVLVFRPSGLLGERVADRA, from the coding sequence ATGGATATCTTCATCCAGCAGATCCTGAATGGATTGGTGCTTGGCAGTGTCTACGCCATCATCGCACTGGGCTATACGATGGTTTACGGCATTCTGGGCATCATCAACTTCGCTCACGGCGACGTGTTGATGGTGGGCGCGATGGTCGCGCTCTCCGCCATAGGTGTGCTGCAGAACCACTTCCCCGGGCTCGGCAACGTGCCGACGCTCATCATCGCGTTGATCATCGCGGCGGCGGTTTGCTCGGTGGTCGGCTACACGATCGAGCGGGTGGCCTACCGGCCGTTGCGCCGGGCGCCGCGTCTCGCGCCGCTGATCACCGCCATCGGTGTGTCGATCCTGCTGCAGACGCTCGCGATGATGATCTGGTCGCGCAACCCGCTGCCGTTCCCGCAGCTGCTGCCTACCGATCCGATCAACGTGATCAAGGCCACCGACACGACGCCGGGCGCCGTGATCTCGATGACTGAAATCGTCATCATCGTGGTCGCGTTCCTCGTGATGGGCGGTCTGCTGCTGCTCGTGCACAAAACCAAGCTCGGCCGCGCGATGCGCGCGATCGCCGAGAACCCGAACGTCGCGAGCCTGATGGGCGTGAGCCCGAACTTCGTGATTTCGGCGACCTTCATGATCGGCTCGGCGCTGGCCGCTCTCGCCGGCGTGATGATCGCGTCCGAATACGGCAACGCGCACTTCTACATGGGCTTCATCCCCGGCCTGAAGGCCTTTACCGCGGCGGTGCTCGGCGGTATCGGCAACCTCGGCGGCGCGATGGTGGGCGGGGTGCTGCTCGGCCTCATTGAACAGTTGGGCGCCGGCTATATCGGCAATCTCACTGGCGGTGTGTTCGGCAGTAACTATCAGGACGTGTTTGCGTTCATCGTGCTGATCGTCGTGCTGGTGTTCCGTCCGTCGGGCCTGCTCGGCGAACGTGTTGCGGATCGCGCCTGA
- a CDS encoding branched-chain amino acid ABC transporter substrate-binding protein, translating into MRVKFAYAVSIAAAVAMLTACGKKQDGEAGAGASAASAAAVASASEATIVKIGHAAPLTGGIAHLGKDNENGARLAVEEINAQGLTIDGRKIQLQLDAQDDAADPKTGTAVAQKLVDDHVVAVIGHLNSGVSIPASKIYSDASIVQISPSSTNPAYTQQGFKTTYRVVATDAQQGPALANYATKALGAKRIAVVDDATAYGKGLADEFAKTAEASGAKIVAREATNDKATDFRAILTKIKSVQPDAIMFGGMDATGGPFTKQAAALGIRAKILGGDGVCTDKVGELAGTAVQNLVCSEAGLALSKMDRGADFEKKYEDRFHTPVQIYAPFTYDAVYVIVDAMKRANSIDAPKVLAAMPSTDYNGVIGHIAFDDKGDLKEGAITLYDFKDGKKAVLDVVKM; encoded by the coding sequence ATGCGAGTCAAATTTGCTTACGCCGTGTCCATCGCGGCCGCGGTTGCGATGCTGACCGCGTGCGGCAAGAAACAGGATGGCGAAGCGGGAGCGGGCGCATCGGCGGCTTCGGCTGCCGCGGTGGCCTCCGCGAGCGAAGCGACTATCGTAAAGATCGGTCATGCGGCGCCGTTGACGGGCGGAATCGCCCATCTGGGCAAAGACAACGAAAATGGGGCGCGCCTCGCGGTCGAGGAAATCAATGCGCAGGGTCTGACGATCGACGGTCGCAAGATCCAACTGCAACTCGACGCGCAGGATGACGCGGCGGACCCGAAAACGGGTACCGCCGTCGCGCAGAAGCTGGTGGACGATCACGTGGTCGCGGTGATCGGGCATCTGAACTCCGGGGTATCGATTCCCGCGTCGAAGATCTATAGCGACGCGAGCATCGTGCAGATCTCGCCGTCGTCGACGAATCCGGCGTACACGCAGCAGGGGTTCAAGACGACCTATCGCGTGGTCGCCACCGACGCGCAGCAGGGTCCGGCGCTCGCCAATTACGCGACCAAGGCGCTGGGCGCCAAACGCATCGCGGTAGTGGACGATGCGACCGCCTACGGCAAGGGTCTCGCGGACGAATTCGCGAAGACCGCCGAGGCGAGCGGAGCGAAGATCGTCGCGCGGGAAGCGACGAACGACAAGGCCACGGATTTCCGGGCCATCCTCACGAAGATCAAGAGTGTTCAGCCGGACGCAATCATGTTCGGCGGTATGGACGCGACGGGCGGGCCGTTTACGAAGCAGGCGGCGGCGCTCGGTATCAGGGCAAAAATCCTTGGCGGCGACGGTGTGTGTACCGACAAGGTAGGGGAGCTGGCGGGAACCGCCGTGCAAAACCTGGTCTGTTCGGAGGCGGGTCTCGCGCTTTCGAAAATGGACCGCGGAGCGGACTTCGAAAAGAAGTACGAGGACCGCTTCCACACGCCGGTGCAGATTTACGCGCCGTTTACGTATGACGCTGTGTACGTGATCGTCGATGCAATGAAGCGCGCTAATTCGATCGACGCGCCCAAGGTGCTGGCTGCGATGCCTTCGACCGATTACAACGGTGTAATCGGCCACATCGCGTTCGACGACAAGGGTGATTTGAAAGAGGGCGCCATTACACTTTACGACTTCAAGGACGGCAAGAAAGCAGTACTCGACGTCGTCAAGATGTGA
- the ispH gene encoding 4-hydroxy-3-methylbut-2-enyl diphosphate reductase — MSITDTTLAEAEILLAQPRGFCAGVDRAIEIVERAIMLHGSPIYVRHEIVHNAYVVEDLRKKGAIFIESLEEVPAGNTVIFSAHGVPKAVRSEAESRGLRVYDATCPLVTKVHIEVAKMRQDGFDIVMIGHKGHPEVEGTMGQTAEGMYLVEDIEDVQALQLADPERIAFVTQTTLSVDDAAEIIRALKAKYPSIREPKKQDICYATQNRQDAVKFMAPQCDVVIVVGSPNSSNSNRLRELAEKLGVPAYMVDSPDQIDPVWVEGKRRIGVTAGASAPEVLAQAVIARLRELGVRNVRALDGIEENIAFPLPRGLGLPA; from the coding sequence ATGAGCATCACGGATACGACTCTCGCCGAAGCGGAGATCCTGCTGGCTCAGCCACGCGGTTTCTGCGCCGGCGTCGACCGGGCGATCGAGATCGTCGAGCGGGCCATCATGCTGCACGGCTCGCCGATCTACGTGCGCCACGAAATCGTCCATAACGCCTATGTGGTCGAAGACCTGCGCAAGAAGGGCGCGATCTTTATCGAAAGCCTCGAGGAAGTGCCGGCCGGCAATACGGTGATCTTCAGCGCGCACGGCGTGCCGAAGGCCGTGCGGTCGGAAGCGGAGTCGCGCGGGCTGCGAGTGTATGACGCCACCTGCCCGCTTGTGACCAAGGTGCATATCGAAGTCGCGAAAATGCGCCAGGACGGCTTTGACATCGTGATGATCGGTCACAAGGGTCACCCCGAGGTCGAGGGCACGATGGGGCAAACGGCCGAAGGCATGTATCTCGTCGAAGACATCGAAGACGTGCAGGCGCTGCAGCTTGCCGATCCCGAGCGCATTGCGTTCGTCACGCAAACCACGCTGTCGGTCGACGACGCCGCGGAAATCATCCGCGCGCTGAAAGCCAAGTACCCGTCAATCCGTGAGCCGAAAAAGCAGGACATCTGCTACGCGACGCAGAATCGTCAAGACGCGGTGAAGTTCATGGCGCCGCAATGCGACGTCGTGATCGTCGTGGGCAGCCCCAACAGTTCGAACTCCAACCGCCTGCGCGAACTGGCCGAAAAGCTCGGCGTGCCGGCGTATATGGTCGATTCTCCGGACCAGATCGACCCGGTCTGGGTCGAAGGCAAGCGCCGCATCGGCGTGACGGCCGGCGCGTCGGCGCCGGAAGTGCTGGCCCAGGCGGTGATCGCGCGTTTGCGCGAGCTGGGCGTACGCAACGTGCGCGCGCTCGACGGCATCGAGGAAAACATCGCGTTTCCGCTGCCACGTGGCCTAGGCTTGCCCGCCTGA
- a CDS encoding FKBP-type peptidyl-prolyl cis-trans isomerase translates to MSIIDISEVKPGSHVTLHYRLSLADGAEVINTFNDKPATLLLGAGQLAPSLEDILLGLKVGHHSTFRLTPEQAFGPRNPELIQRVSLATLRENSMIGEDFSPGDLVEFNAPGGGRYAGVLKEVGETSALFDFNHPLAGQPLAFEVKIIGIL, encoded by the coding sequence ATGAGCATCATCGATATTTCCGAGGTGAAACCCGGTTCACACGTCACGCTGCATTACCGGCTTTCCCTTGCCGATGGCGCTGAGGTGATCAACACCTTTAACGACAAGCCGGCCACGCTGCTGCTCGGCGCCGGTCAACTGGCGCCGTCGCTGGAAGATATTTTGCTGGGTTTGAAGGTGGGCCACCATTCGACCTTTCGGCTAACCCCCGAGCAGGCATTCGGTCCGCGCAATCCGGAGCTGATCCAGCGTGTGTCGCTTGCCACGCTGCGGGAAAACAGCATGATCGGCGAGGATTTTTCCCCGGGCGACCTGGTCGAATTCAACGCGCCGGGCGGCGGGCGCTATGCCGGCGTGTTGAAGGAAGTCGGCGAAACGTCGGCCCTGTTCGATTTCAATCACCCACTTGCCGGCCAGCCGCTGGCGTTTGAAGTGAAAATCATCGGGATTCTGTAA
- the radC gene encoding RadC family protein: MADFASTIDAAPEIAPRNKRKPRPLADTATMAAGITEGAGTAAIAGPPGPIGKEKLSVPAEIAGQPAGPTRAASATSRAPKARARPRLLRGKWLKRDMPRERLINQGAHVLSDTDMIALVLGSGLQGHDVFSVARVLLERFGSLRAMLDATYADFDGIRGIGPAKKTQLLAIMEMARRSLVDKMRTRELMNSPEVVENYLRLQIGGQPQEVFVSLFLDARHRLIRCEESARGSLTRMAVYPREIVRRALTANAASLIVAHNHPSGVVQPSASDCRLTQTLRDALALVDVQLSDHLIVGADSVYSFARAGWPGLTPKPEALLETKRPPHDRQVRGSK, from the coding sequence ATGGCTGATTTCGCCAGCACCATCGACGCGGCACCTGAGATTGCGCCGCGCAATAAGCGCAAGCCCCGTCCTCTGGCAGATACGGCGACCATGGCAGCCGGGATTACCGAAGGTGCTGGGACTGCGGCAATTGCCGGCCCGCCCGGCCCTATCGGAAAAGAAAAACTCTCCGTGCCCGCCGAAATAGCCGGGCAGCCCGCTGGGCCAACCCGAGCCGCCAGCGCGACTTCACGCGCCCCTAAAGCACGCGCCCGGCCGCGGCTCCTGCGCGGCAAGTGGCTCAAGCGCGACATGCCGCGCGAGCGGCTGATCAATCAGGGCGCCCATGTGCTGTCGGATACCGACATGATCGCACTCGTGCTCGGCTCCGGCCTGCAAGGTCATGATGTATTCAGCGTCGCACGCGTGCTGCTCGAACGCTTCGGCTCGCTGCGCGCGATGCTCGATGCGACCTACGCCGATTTCGACGGCATCCGCGGCATCGGCCCGGCGAAAAAGACCCAGCTGCTCGCGATCATGGAAATGGCGCGCCGCTCGCTCGTCGACAAGATGCGCACGCGCGAGCTGATGAATTCGCCTGAAGTCGTCGAAAACTATTTGCGTCTGCAAATCGGCGGACAGCCGCAGGAGGTGTTCGTGTCGCTGTTTCTCGACGCGCGGCATCGACTGATCCGTTGCGAGGAAAGCGCGCGCGGCTCGCTCACGCGCATGGCGGTCTATCCGCGCGAGATCGTGCGCCGTGCCCTCACCGCGAATGCCGCCAGCCTCATCGTCGCGCACAACCACCCGTCCGGCGTGGTGCAGCCGAGCGCGAGCGACTGCCGCCTGACACAGACGTTGCGCGATGCGCTCGCGCTCGTCGATGTGCAACTGAGCGATCACCTGATCGTCGGCGCGGACAGCGTATACTCGTTCGCCCGTGCCGGCTGGCCGGGGCTGACGCCCAAGCCGGAGGCGCTGCTGGAGACAAAGCGCCCGCCGCATGATAGGCAGGTCCGTGGCAGCAAATAA
- the rpmB gene encoding 50S ribosomal protein L28, translating into MARVCQVTGKAPMSGNNVSHANNKTKRRFLPNLQNRRIWVESENRWVRLRVSNAGLRLIDKNGIDAVLADLRARGEA; encoded by the coding sequence ATGGCACGCGTATGCCAAGTAACTGGGAAAGCGCCGATGAGCGGCAACAACGTTTCCCACGCGAACAACAAGACCAAGCGCCGGTTCCTGCCGAACCTGCAAAACCGCCGCATCTGGGTGGAAAGCGAAAACCGTTGGGTGCGTCTGCGCGTTTCGAACGCCGGCCTGCGCCTGATCGACAAGAACGGTATCGACGCTGTGCTCGCAGACCTGCGCGCACGCGGTGAAGCCTAA
- the rpmG gene encoding 50S ribosomal protein L33, which translates to MAKGARDKIKLESTAGTGHFYTTTKNKRNMPEKMLIKKFDPVIRKHVDYKETKIK; encoded by the coding sequence ATGGCGAAAGGCGCACGCGACAAGATCAAGCTGGAATCGACCGCTGGTACGGGTCACTTCTACACGACGACGAAGAACAAACGCAACATGCCGGAAAAGATGCTGATCAAGAAATTTGATCCGGTCATCCGCAAGCACGTTGACTACAAGGAAACCAAGATCAAGTAA
- the nadB gene encoding L-aspartate oxidase — protein sequence MEFDVAIVGSGLAGLSVALNLAQTRRVAVIAKRSLTEGASDWAQGGIAAVLDSADSIDNHVRDTLIAGGGLCDETATRFIVEHGRAAIEWLIEQGVPFTKDDAAELGFHLTREGGHSHRRIIHAADATGHAVVATLSEQVRRHPNITLFEDHHAIDLITSERLGLPDRRCHGLYALDLQNGRTVTIEAPHTVLATGGAGKVYLYTTNPDTATGDGIAMAWRAGCRVSNMEFIQFHPTCLFHPYAKSFLISEAVRGEGGILKLPDGTRFMPNHDERAELAPRDIVARAIDFEIKKRGIDCVYLDISHQPPEFLHEHFPTILARCLEFGIDITKEPIPVVPAAHYTCGGVVTDLAGRTDLAGLYAVGETSCTGLHGANRLASNSLLECLVIGRSAAQAIESEGFSSAIHAPLPAWDESRVSDPDEEVVVAHNWDELRRLMWNYVGIVRTDKRLERAKHRLALLRDEIHEYYANFKVSRDLLELRNLVDVASLIVEGARSRRESRGLHFSRDWPAPLPKALPTVLSPEYVRRPDTRVV from the coding sequence ATGGAATTCGATGTAGCGATTGTCGGTAGCGGGCTTGCTGGTTTGAGCGTCGCGCTCAACCTCGCTCAAACCCGGCGAGTTGCGGTGATAGCCAAGCGGTCCTTGACCGAAGGCGCGAGCGACTGGGCGCAAGGCGGCATCGCCGCGGTACTCGACTCAGCGGACAGCATCGACAATCACGTGCGCGACACGCTGATCGCGGGTGGCGGTCTGTGCGATGAGACGGCGACGCGCTTCATTGTCGAACACGGGCGCGCCGCGATCGAATGGCTGATCGAGCAGGGTGTGCCGTTTACGAAGGACGACGCAGCAGAACTCGGTTTCCATCTGACACGCGAAGGCGGCCATAGCCATCGCCGGATCATTCACGCGGCCGATGCAACCGGCCACGCGGTTGTCGCCACGCTCAGCGAACAGGTGCGCCGCCATCCGAATATCACTCTGTTCGAAGATCACCACGCGATCGACCTGATCACCTCCGAACGCCTTGGTCTGCCAGACCGTCGTTGCCACGGTCTGTATGCACTTGATCTGCAAAACGGGCGCACCGTGACGATCGAGGCACCGCATACAGTACTCGCGACCGGTGGCGCCGGAAAAGTCTATCTGTACACGACCAACCCCGACACGGCGACCGGCGACGGCATCGCGATGGCATGGCGCGCCGGCTGCCGCGTGTCGAACATGGAATTCATCCAGTTCCATCCGACCTGCCTGTTTCATCCCTACGCGAAGTCGTTTCTGATTTCGGAAGCGGTGCGCGGTGAAGGCGGCATTCTCAAGCTGCCCGACGGCACGCGCTTCATGCCGAATCACGACGAACGCGCCGAACTTGCTCCACGTGACATCGTTGCGCGCGCGATCGACTTCGAGATCAAGAAACGCGGCATCGATTGCGTGTATCTCGACATCAGTCATCAACCGCCCGAATTCCTGCACGAGCATTTCCCGACCATTCTGGCCCGCTGCCTCGAATTCGGCATCGACATCACCAAAGAGCCGATTCCGGTCGTGCCGGCCGCGCACTATACGTGCGGCGGCGTCGTCACCGATCTCGCGGGCCGCACTGATCTCGCGGGCCTTTACGCAGTCGGCGAAACGTCTTGCACCGGCTTGCACGGCGCAAACCGTCTCGCCAGCAACTCACTGCTGGAGTGTCTGGTGATCGGCCGCTCCGCCGCGCAGGCAATCGAGTCAGAAGGCTTCAGTTCCGCGATCCATGCACCGCTGCCGGCCTGGGACGAAAGCCGCGTGTCCGATCCTGACGAGGAAGTCGTGGTCGCGCACAACTGGGACGAGTTGCGCCGCCTGATGTGGAATTACGTCGGCATCGTGCGCACGGACAAGCGGCTCGAGCGCGCAAAGCATCGCCTTGCATTGCTACGCGACGAAATCCACGAGTACTACGCGAACTTCAAGGTGAGCCGCGATCTGCTGGAGCTGCGCAATCTGGTCGACGTGGCATCGCTGATCGTCGAGGGAGCACGCTCGCGGCGCGAAAGCCGGGGCCTGCATTTCAGCCGCGACTGGCCCGCGCCTTTGCCGAAAGCCCTGCCGACCGTACTGTCGCCCGAATACGTGCGCCGGCCTGATACCCGAGTGGTCTGA
- the nadC gene encoding carboxylating nicotinate-nucleotide diphosphorylase codes for MTVVEKAPVQAAGYQGSGAVSPLFAEIHAEYGAAFDAALARNVADALAEDVGTGDETGRLVPADDIRSARITVREEAVLCGVLWFDAVMRAIDPRIEVQWCYREGDRMSANTPVCELRGPVRALLTGERNAMNFLQLLSGVASITRRYADAIAHTSTRVLDTRKTLPGLRLAQKYAVRVGGGANQRLALYDGILIKENHIAAAGGIGAAMEAALALNTGVPIQIEVETLDELQTALAHRAQSILLDNFSLDMMRDAVRITAGRAVLEVSGGVNFETVRTIAETGVDRVSIGALTKDVRATDYSMRIV; via the coding sequence ATGACGGTGGTTGAGAAGGCGCCTGTGCAGGCGGCGGGGTACCAGGGATCTGGCGCGGTGTCGCCGCTCTTCGCGGAGATTCATGCGGAATACGGCGCGGCGTTCGATGCGGCGCTCGCGCGCAACGTCGCCGACGCGCTCGCCGAAGATGTCGGCACGGGTGACGAGACCGGCCGGCTCGTGCCCGCCGACGACATCCGCAGCGCACGCATCACCGTACGCGAAGAGGCTGTGCTGTGCGGCGTGTTGTGGTTCGATGCGGTGATGCGCGCGATCGATCCGCGCATTGAGGTTCAGTGGTGTTATCGCGAAGGCGATCGCATGAGCGCGAATACGCCGGTTTGCGAGTTGCGTGGACCGGTGCGCGCTCTGCTGACCGGGGAGCGCAACGCGATGAATTTCCTGCAACTGCTATCGGGCGTGGCGAGCATAACGCGCCGCTACGCGGACGCGATCGCTCACACGAGTACGCGCGTTCTGGATACGCGCAAGACGTTGCCGGGTTTGCGGCTCGCGCAGAAGTACGCGGTGCGGGTCGGCGGTGGCGCGAATCAGCGTCTCGCGCTGTACGACGGCATTCTGATCAAGGAGAACCACATTGCCGCAGCGGGAGGCATCGGCGCGGCAATGGAGGCGGCGCTGGCATTGAATACGGGCGTGCCGATCCAGATCGAAGTCGAAACGCTCGATGAATTGCAAACCGCGCTCGCACATCGGGCACAGAGCATTCTGCTCGACAACTTTTCGCTCGATATGATGCGCGACGCGGTTCGTATCACGGCGGGGCGGGCGGTACTCGAAGTGTCCGGCGGCGTGAACTTCGAAACTGTGCGCACGATTGCTGAGACCGGCGTCGATCGCGTATCGATTGGTGCGCTGACCAAAGACGTGCGCGCGACTGACTACTCGATGCGGATCGTTTGA